The Deinococcus wulumuqiensis R12 genome has a window encoding:
- a CDS encoding FlgD immunoglobulin-like domain containing protein, which produces MKNLLLTLALLAGGASAQTAAQSVTTTTSTPQTSTAPSSEVYPSGYTFRQMLDALGALKGVNLRGVGFDDRGYLNLTVADDAAREQAIAQVAAAGLPTGVLAFGGVPVSGGTQPGTVTEAPASGNQTPAAQNPAAPQNSSLPTNGAPLAQAHRAELSGPQVVRAGEANTWSFDLVNTGSSAIHLEHGACDVRFEVVNAAGEVVRTDPTNTICTLQLVVTDVAPGQTQGVQKIRWEGKDAAGQPVPAGEYTIRAVFRGAGILIRAADFRVTVE; this is translated from the coding sequence ATGAAGAACCTGCTGCTGACCCTGGCCCTGCTCGCAGGTGGCGCGTCTGCCCAGACCGCTGCCCAGAGCGTGACCACCACCACCTCCACGCCCCAGACCTCGACGGCCCCGTCTTCCGAGGTCTACCCTTCGGGCTACACCTTCCGGCAAATGCTCGACGCCCTCGGCGCGCTCAAAGGCGTGAACCTGCGCGGCGTGGGCTTCGACGACCGGGGCTACCTCAACCTGACAGTGGCCGACGACGCGGCGCGTGAACAGGCCATTGCCCAGGTCGCGGCGGCGGGCCTGCCGACCGGTGTGCTGGCTTTCGGTGGCGTTCCGGTCAGCGGCGGCACCCAGCCCGGAACCGTGACCGAGGCGCCCGCTTCCGGCAACCAGACCCCAGCCGCGCAGAACCCAGCAGCGCCGCAGAACAGCTCCCTCCCGACCAACGGTGCTCCCCTGGCGCAGGCCCACCGCGCCGAACTCAGCGGGCCGCAGGTCGTGCGGGCAGGCGAGGCGAACACCTGGAGCTTCGACCTCGTCAACACGGGCAGCAGCGCCATCCACCTCGAACACGGGGCCTGTGACGTGCGTTTCGAAGTCGTCAATGCGGCGGGTGAAGTCGTGCGCACCGACCCCACCAACACCATCTGCACCCTGCAACTCGTCGTGACCGACGTGGCCCCCGGTCAGACCCAGGGAGTGCAAAAAATCCGCTGGGAAGGCAAAGACGCCGCCGGACAGCCGGTGCCCGCCGGGGAATACACCATTCGGGCCGTGTTCCGGGGCGCGGGCATCCTGATTCGCGCCGCCGACTTCCGGGTGACCGTGGAGTAA
- the hemE gene encoding uroporphyrinogen decarboxylase, with translation MTRPQSEQAPENQPTGARPDAAHPAAQYPSVGRVPGRPQVQKPELDPKVRNSAFLKAARGEKADYTPVWFMRQAGRYMPEYRALRAGKSMLDCIRTPDLAAEITLQPVGAFPLDAAILFNDILTPLPTMGLSLDFVGGVGPVIHNPITTTKDVDMLGVPATAETMPYTAESIRLLVPELNSRGIPLIGFVGAPFTLASYAIEGKGSRNYEKTKRFMYAEPAAWERLMGKFEALLADYLTEQVKAGASAVQIFDSWVGALSIYDYQTFVKPATGRLIERVKALGVPVIYFGTGATHLMPDMASLGSDVMGADWRTPLDKAWGLVQRGQSIQGNLDPLLLQAPWRELKHQTDRILAEANGRPGHIFNVGHGLLPETPMDAVMRVTEYVHERTQKA, from the coding sequence ATGACTCGTCCTCAATCCGAACAAGCCCCCGAAAATCAGCCGACTGGGGCCAGGCCCGACGCGGCGCACCCTGCCGCCCAATACCCCTCTGTGGGCCGCGTCCCAGGCCGCCCACAGGTGCAAAAGCCAGAACTCGACCCCAAGGTGCGCAACTCGGCCTTCCTGAAAGCGGCGCGCGGCGAGAAGGCCGATTACACGCCTGTGTGGTTCATGCGGCAGGCCGGGCGCTACATGCCCGAATACCGCGCATTGCGGGCCGGAAAGTCCATGCTCGACTGCATCCGCACGCCCGACCTGGCCGCCGAAATCACGCTGCAACCCGTGGGGGCGTTTCCGCTGGACGCCGCGATTCTGTTCAACGACATCCTGACCCCACTGCCCACCATGGGCCTGAGCCTGGACTTCGTGGGCGGCGTCGGCCCCGTCATTCACAACCCCATTACGACCACCAAAGACGTGGACATGCTCGGCGTGCCCGCCACCGCCGAGACGATGCCCTACACCGCCGAAAGCATCCGCCTGCTCGTCCCCGAACTGAACTCGCGGGGCATTCCGCTCATCGGCTTTGTCGGTGCGCCGTTTACCCTCGCCAGCTACGCGATTGAGGGCAAAGGCTCGCGCAACTACGAAAAGACCAAGCGCTTCATGTACGCCGAACCCGCCGCCTGGGAACGCCTGATGGGCAAATTCGAGGCGCTGCTCGCCGACTACCTCACCGAACAGGTCAAGGCGGGCGCAAGTGCGGTGCAGATTTTCGACTCCTGGGTCGGGGCGCTGAGCATCTACGACTACCAGACCTTCGTCAAACCCGCCACAGGTCGCCTGATCGAGCGCGTCAAGGCGCTGGGCGTCCCCGTCATCTACTTCGGCACCGGAGCCACCCACCTGATGCCCGACATGGCTTCGCTGGGGTCGGATGTGATGGGCGCCGACTGGCGCACCCCGCTCGACAAGGCGTGGGGACTGGTGCAAAGGGGCCAGAGCATTCAGGGCAACCTCGACCCCCTGCTGCTGCAAGCGCCCTGGCGCGAACTGAAGCACCAGACCGACCGCATTCTGGCGGAAGCGAACGGACGCCCCGGCCACATCTTCAACGTGGGTCACGGCCTGCTGCCCGAAACGCCGATGGACGCGGTGATGCGGGTGACGGAGTACGTGCACGAAAGGACGCAGAAGGCTTAA
- the ilvD gene encoding dihydroxy-acid dehydratase encodes MPRYRSKTTTEGRNMAGARALWRATGMQEGDFQKPIIAVVNSFTQFVPGHVHLKDLGQLVAAEIHQAGGVAKEFNTIAVDDGIAMGHDGMLYSLPSREIIADSVEYMVNAHCADAMVCISNCDKITPGMLMAALRLNIPVVFVSGGPMEAGKVRLKDGEHALDLVDAMVMAADDNVSQEDLDLVERSACPTCGSCSGMFTANSMNCLTEALGLSLPGNGSTLATHSDRAALFKRAGHLIVDLAKRYYEGDDVSVLPRNIATFDAFENAMTLDIAMGGSTNTVLHLLAAAHEAGVDFTMADIDRLSRRVPVLCKVAPAKADVHMEDVHRAGGIMAILGELDRAGLLHAEARTVHAPTMADALNEWDVKRSAQHEEFYRAAPGGIPTVFAFSQSRRYKELDTDREGGVIRNAEHAFSPDGGLAVLYGNLAEDGCVVKTAGVDESILKFTGTARVYESQDTAVDGILGGGVVEGEVVLIRYEGPRGGPGMQEMLYPTSYLKSRGLGKACALVTDGRFSGGSSGLSIGHVSPEAAEGGTIALVQTGDPIEIDIPNRTIHLAVSDAELAARRLRAEEHGFKPAEERPRKITAALRAYASMTTSAARGAVRNI; translated from the coding sequence ATGCCCAGATACCGCTCTAAGACCACCACCGAAGGCCGCAACATGGCGGGGGCCCGTGCCCTGTGGCGCGCCACCGGGATGCAGGAAGGCGACTTTCAGAAGCCCATCATCGCCGTGGTCAACTCGTTTACCCAGTTCGTGCCGGGGCACGTTCACCTCAAGGACCTCGGCCAACTCGTCGCCGCCGAAATTCATCAGGCGGGCGGGGTCGCCAAGGAGTTCAATACCATCGCTGTGGACGACGGCATCGCCATGGGCCACGACGGAATGCTGTACTCGCTGCCCAGCCGCGAAATCATCGCCGACAGCGTGGAATACATGGTCAACGCCCACTGCGCCGACGCGATGGTGTGCATTTCCAACTGCGACAAGATCACGCCGGGAATGCTGATGGCCGCGCTGCGCCTGAACATTCCGGTGGTGTTCGTGTCCGGCGGGCCGATGGAAGCGGGCAAGGTGCGCCTGAAAGACGGTGAGCACGCGCTCGACCTCGTGGACGCCATGGTGATGGCCGCCGACGACAACGTGAGCCAGGAAGACCTCGACCTGGTCGAACGCTCGGCCTGCCCCACCTGCGGCAGTTGTTCGGGCATGTTCACCGCCAACTCCATGAACTGCCTGACCGAGGCGCTGGGCCTCTCGCTGCCGGGCAACGGCTCCACCCTGGCGACCCACTCTGACCGCGCGGCGCTGTTCAAACGGGCGGGCCACCTCATCGTGGACCTCGCCAAGCGCTACTACGAGGGCGACGACGTTTCGGTGCTGCCGCGCAACATCGCCACCTTCGACGCCTTCGAGAACGCCATGACGCTCGATATTGCGATGGGCGGAAGCACCAACACCGTGCTGCACCTGCTCGCCGCCGCGCACGAGGCGGGCGTGGACTTCACGATGGCGGATATTGACCGCCTGTCGCGCCGCGTGCCCGTGCTGTGCAAGGTCGCGCCCGCCAAGGCCGACGTGCACATGGAGGACGTTCACCGCGCCGGGGGCATCATGGCGATTCTGGGCGAACTCGACCGCGCCGGGCTGCTGCACGCCGAGGCCCGCACCGTCCACGCCCCGACGATGGCCGACGCCCTGAACGAGTGGGACGTGAAACGCAGTGCCCAGCACGAGGAGTTCTACCGCGCCGCGCCGGGCGGCATTCCCACCGTGTTCGCCTTCAGCCAGTCGCGCCGATACAAGGAACTTGATACCGACCGCGAGGGCGGTGTGATTCGCAACGCCGAGCACGCTTTCTCGCCCGACGGTGGTCTCGCCGTGCTGTACGGCAACCTCGCGGAAGACGGATGCGTGGTCAAGACCGCTGGCGTGGACGAGAGCATCCTGAAATTCACCGGAACCGCCCGCGTCTACGAGTCGCAGGACACCGCCGTGGACGGCATTCTGGGCGGCGGAGTGGTGGAAGGCGAGGTCGTGCTGATTCGCTACGAAGGTCCGCGCGGTGGCCCCGGCATGCAGGAAATGCTGTACCCCACCAGTTACCTCAAGTCCAGGGGCCTGGGCAAGGCGTGTGCCCTCGTCACCGACGGGCGGTTCTCGGGCGGCAGCAGTGGCCTCAGCATCGGCCACGTCTCGCCCGAAGCGGCGGAGGGCGGCACCATCGCCCTGGTGCAGACAGGCGACCCCATTGAAATCGACATCCCGAACCGCACCATCCACCTTGCCGTCAGTGACGCCGAACTCGCCGCCCGCCGCCTGAGGGCCGAGGAACACGGCTTCAAACCCGCCGAGGAACGCCCCCGCAAAATCACCGCCGCCCTGCGTGCCTACGCCTCCATGACGACGAGCGCGGCGCGGGGGGCAGTGCGGAATATCTGA
- the hemH gene encoding ferrochelatase, with protein MTTPIPEQSTQKPLGILFMAYGGPENLDEMAGYLADIRAGRVTSSAILDEITNNYRQIGGKSPLPEFTQAQVDATMKALEATGRPLKAYIGMRHWSPWIEDAVRDMLDDGIEQAIAIVLAPHYSSLSVEKYQKKIKSALKMYHGHIDFAFINDYHTEPGYITALADRVREGIAQWPEGERDDVHVVLSAHSLPVRIEKEGDPYSRQLLESAALVAQHAGLRDDQWSWSYQSAGRSPEPWLGPQLDEHLEALAEKGVKKVVSVPVGFVSDHVEILFDIDIAAQEVAQELGMKLVRPPALNTDPLFIGTLASVIERKAAAL; from the coding sequence ATGACCACCCCAATCCCTGAACAATCCACTCAAAAACCCCTCGGCATCCTCTTCATGGCCTACGGTGGCCCCGAAAACCTCGACGAGATGGCCGGTTACTTGGCCGACATCCGTGCAGGTCGCGTGACTTCCAGCGCCATTCTGGACGAAATCACCAACAACTACCGCCAGATTGGAGGCAAATCGCCGTTGCCCGAGTTCACGCAGGCGCAGGTGGACGCCACCATGAAGGCACTGGAAGCGACGGGCCGCCCGCTCAAGGCGTACATCGGCATGCGTCACTGGTCGCCCTGGATTGAGGACGCCGTGCGCGACATGCTCGACGACGGTATCGAACAGGCCATCGCCATCGTGCTGGCCCCGCACTACTCCAGTCTCAGCGTCGAGAAGTACCAGAAGAAAATCAAGTCGGCCCTGAAGATGTACCACGGGCACATCGACTTCGCGTTCATCAACGACTACCACACCGAACCCGGTTACATCACCGCGCTAGCAGACCGTGTGCGCGAAGGCATCGCCCAGTGGCCCGAAGGCGAGCGCGACGACGTGCATGTGGTTCTCTCGGCCCACTCGCTGCCCGTGCGGATTGAAAAGGAAGGCGACCCCTACTCCAGGCAACTGCTCGAAAGCGCCGCTCTGGTGGCCCAGCACGCCGGATTGCGAGACGACCAGTGGAGCTGGAGCTACCAGTCGGCGGGCCGCAGCCCGGAGCCGTGGCTGGGGCCGCAGCTCGACGAGCATCTGGAGGCGCTGGCGGAAAAAGGCGTGAAGAAGGTGGTCAGCGTGCCCGTGGGCTTCGTGTCCGACCATGTGGAAATCCTCTTCGACATCGACATCGCCGCGCAGGAAGTCGCGCAGGAACTGGGGATGAAGCTGGTGCGCCCGCCCGCGCTGAACACCGACCCGCTGTTTATCGGGACGCTGGCGAGTGTGATTGAGCGCAAGGCGGCTGCGCTGTAA
- the hemG gene encoding protoporphyrinogen oxidase, translating to MTTQQNQLEQLPTIVVGAGMTGLAAAWELQQRGVPYVLLEAGDYFGGKVQSEPTEDGFLVEKAADAFILGKPWALELAHEVGLREELIHPREDTKKLYFLRGGQLLDFPQNLKMFVPLDDESFLQSGVLSPEGLKRMLDEQHVPPKPPTDEDESLASFITRRFGEEAMNFIVPLAAGIYVANPHELSMKAAFPQFLALEQKYGSVIAGSRATPRAQGPIFGSFRGGMSTLANAVAEKLTGDVRLNTPVLAVHPDGVTVAGGEKIAGSGVILTTPAWYAAPMLRQSFPKASALVGELKANGSVAVILAYREGQFPRDMHLHGLQVAADEGIHMKAITVHSAKMHGRAPEGHVLVRVFFKELEPQTACAEAVREVERLFGAQGEPLWHAYADWRGKNPAYQVGHLEHLARIRAALPPNVRVAGASYTGVGIPDCVNAGRTAARDVVAALGVAG from the coding sequence ATGACAACCCAACAAAACCAACTTGAACAGCTCCCCACCATCGTCGTCGGCGCGGGCATGACCGGCCTCGCCGCCGCGTGGGAATTGCAGCAGCGCGGCGTGCCGTATGTGCTGCTCGAAGCGGGCGACTATTTCGGCGGCAAGGTGCAGTCCGAACCCACCGAAGACGGCTTTCTGGTGGAAAAAGCCGCCGACGCCTTCATTCTGGGCAAGCCCTGGGCGCTGGAACTCGCGCATGAGGTCGGGCTGCGCGAGGAACTGATTCACCCCCGCGAGGACACCAAAAAGCTGTACTTCCTGCGCGGCGGGCAACTGCTGGACTTTCCGCAGAACCTGAAAATGTTCGTGCCGCTGGACGACGAGAGCTTTCTGCAAAGCGGTGTTTTGTCGCCCGAGGGCCTCAAGCGGATGCTGGACGAGCAGCACGTCCCGCCCAAACCCCCCACTGATGAGGACGAGTCGCTGGCGTCCTTCATCACGCGGCGCTTCGGCGAGGAGGCCATGAATTTCATCGTGCCCCTCGCGGCGGGCATCTATGTTGCCAACCCCCACGAACTCAGCATGAAGGCGGCCTTTCCGCAGTTCCTCGCACTGGAACAGAAGTATGGCAGCGTCATCGCGGGCAGCCGCGCCACACCCCGCGCCCAGGGGCCGATTTTCGGGTCGTTCCGGGGCGGCATGTCCACGCTGGCGAACGCCGTGGCCGAGAAGCTGACGGGCGACGTGCGGCTGAATACACCTGTGCTGGCCGTTCACCCCGACGGCGTCACGGTTGCGGGCGGTGAAAAAATCGCGGGGAGCGGCGTCATCCTGACCACCCCCGCGTGGTACGCCGCGCCGATGCTGCGCCAGAGTTTTCCCAAAGCCTCCGCGCTGGTCGGCGAACTGAAGGCGAACGGCTCGGTGGCGGTCATTCTGGCCTACCGCGAGGGGCAGTTCCCCCGCGACATGCACCTGCACGGGCTGCAAGTCGCCGCCGACGAGGGCATTCACATGAAGGCCATCACCGTCCACTCGGCCAAGATGCACGGACGTGCCCCCGAAGGACACGTGCTGGTGCGGGTTTTTTTCAAGGAACTGGAGCCGCAGACGGCCTGCGCCGAAGCCGTGCGCGAAGTGGAGCGTCTGTTCGGGGCGCAGGGCGAACCGCTGTGGCACGCCTATGCCGACTGGCGCGGCAAAAACCCGGCCTATCAGGTGGGGCATCTGGAACATCTCGCCCGCATTCGCGCCGCGCTGCCGCCGAATGTGCGCGTGGCGGGCGCGAGTTACACGGGCGTGGGCATTCCCGACTGCGTCAACGCGGGCCGGACGGCGGCGCGGGACGTGGTGGCCGCGCTGGGCGTGGCTGGGTGA
- a CDS encoding toxic anion resistance protein, with amino-acid sequence MTDRPLLTPPDAMLQAPDAVPSIQAAEAPEMVPLSPEDRVRLDGMARAFAQDVLSAGTNSPEFRRKLDAVHDLGLPEQRAAAQSSNRMLDRPLRATKAGALAEGSDILKGLTDLRRTVEDLDPSRTPTPRRLFGLLPGAKKVQNHLDKYQSAQAHLNGILESLYRGQDELRRDNAVIETEKVHLWETMQKLRQYAHVGKAVDEALTAQLSQLAQTDPEKARIVSEELLFAVRQRVTDLMTQLAVSIQGYLALDLVRRNNMELIKGVDRATTTTVSALKTALMVSQALGTQQAVLGQVTAVNDTTGKMISSTAQLLRQQSTAIQQQAGSATVDPQVIQNAFREVYGALDSISTYRQQALERFSETIRVLDKEVGHAQHYLDRERQNASREIAQGLNVTQEGELKL; translated from the coding sequence ATGACCGACAGGCCCCTGCTCACCCCCCCCGACGCCATGCTCCAGGCCCCGGACGCGGTGCCGAGTATCCAGGCCGCCGAAGCGCCCGAAATGGTGCCGCTCTCGCCCGAAGACCGGGTGCGGCTCGACGGGATGGCCCGCGCCTTTGCCCAGGACGTGCTGAGCGCGGGGACCAACTCGCCTGAGTTCCGCCGCAAGCTCGACGCGGTGCATGACCTCGGCCTCCCCGAGCAGCGCGCCGCCGCCCAGAGCAGCAACCGGATGCTCGACCGCCCCCTGCGGGCCACCAAAGCCGGGGCACTGGCCGAGGGCAGCGACATTTTGAAGGGCCTGACCGACCTGCGGCGCACCGTCGAGGACTTAGACCCCAGCCGCACGCCCACGCCGCGCCGCCTGTTCGGGCTGCTGCCGGGCGCGAAAAAAGTGCAGAACCACCTCGACAAGTACCAGTCGGCGCAGGCGCATCTCAACGGCATTCTGGAGTCGCTCTACCGGGGCCAGGACGAACTGCGACGCGACAACGCCGTGATTGAAACGGAAAAAGTCCACCTCTGGGAAACCATGCAAAAGCTGCGGCAGTACGCCCACGTCGGCAAGGCGGTGGACGAGGCGCTGACCGCGCAACTGTCGCAACTGGCCCAGACCGACCCGGAAAAAGCCCGCATCGTCTCCGAGGAACTCCTCTTTGCCGTGCGCCAGCGCGTGACCGACCTGATGACGCAGCTTGCCGTGAGCATCCAGGGCTACCTCGCCCTGGACCTCGTGCGGCGCAACAACATGGAACTCATCAAGGGCGTGGACCGCGCCACGACCACCACCGTCAGTGCCCTCAAAACCGCGCTGATGGTGTCGCAGGCGCTCGGCACGCAGCAGGCGGTGCTAGGGCAGGTCACGGCGGTCAACGACACCACCGGCAAGATGATTTCGTCCACCGCGCAGCTTTTGCGCCAGCAGTCCACCGCCATTCAGCAGCAGGCGGGCAGCGCCACGGTGGACCCGCAGGTCATCCAGAACGCCTTCCGCGAGGTCTACGGCGCACTCGACAGCATCAGCACCTACCGCCAGCAGGCGCTGGAGCGTTTCAGCGAAACCATCCGCGTCCTCGACAAGGAAGTGGGCCACGCCCAGCACTACCTCGACCGCGAACGCCAGAACGCGTCCCGCGAAATCGCCCAGGGGCTGAATGTGACCCAGGAAGGCGAGCTGAAGCTCTGA
- the recJ gene encoding single-stranded-DNA-specific exonuclease RecJ codes for MREWQVSPAVAQVLCSRDLRTELLAAPLELTPNPALREAARRIVAAVQAGQRIRIHGDYDADGVSATATLVLGLREIGANVHGFIPHRLNEGYGIHPDRVPEHAAAADLVVTVDCGVSNLEEVRALLACGTEVVVTDHHAPGENFPECLVVHPHLTPGYDPDRHNLTGAGVAYHLLWAVYEALGRPEPRSLLPLATLGTVADVAPLLGENRALVRAGLEEMARTELPGLRALMNEKRVRQPTARDVAFILAPRINAAGRMGEADRALDLLTTPSDHEAKSLAAYLEIRNQERRKIQDDMFAQALELADPGDPALVLTHEDWHAGVMGIVASKLVDTFYRPVYIVAQGKGSVRSTPGISAVQGLRESQDLLKRFGGHPGAAGFSLDPDNFGALRERIHGYARRFPLPAQTVRLDAPLLPAALTPDLLGELSALEPFGEGHPRPLWHLRGPLAETRLVGKQGDALQFRLGGVKGIKYSERDDSPGERDVAAELALNEWRGRTSLELHASGLRPSAPLALAGAAEGAATLARLHPREAMTFLKTGAAAYAANGVAAYLRDNVPGLTLLDVNAAHPGGELILYGLPPEATLRRWLSEAHTQGGRVSFALGPKTLAELDAALTLASLLPDPRNGAAQETAADAYRCWQWAHHYRVLDDAGWTASVYAMLGVAAPAAVRAGAMALA; via the coding sequence ATGCGTGAGTGGCAGGTGTCGCCTGCGGTGGCGCAGGTGCTGTGCAGCCGCGACCTACGAACGGAGCTGCTGGCCGCCCCGCTGGAACTGACACCCAACCCGGCGCTCCGTGAGGCAGCCCGGCGCATCGTCGCGGCGGTGCAGGCGGGGCAACGCATTCGTATTCACGGGGACTACGACGCCGATGGCGTCAGCGCCACCGCGACCCTGGTGCTGGGACTGCGCGAGATCGGGGCGAACGTGCACGGCTTTATCCCCCACCGGCTGAACGAGGGGTACGGCATTCACCCTGACCGGGTGCCCGAACATGCCGCCGCCGCCGATCTGGTGGTGACGGTGGACTGTGGAGTCTCCAACCTGGAAGAAGTGCGGGCGCTGCTGGCGTGCGGCACCGAGGTCGTGGTGACCGACCACCACGCGCCCGGTGAAAATTTTCCCGAGTGTCTGGTGGTTCACCCCCACCTGACGCCGGGCTATGACCCCGACCGCCACAACCTGACCGGAGCGGGGGTCGCGTATCACCTGCTGTGGGCCGTGTATGAAGCGCTGGGGCGGCCGGAGCCGCGCTCGCTGCTGCCGCTGGCGACCCTGGGCACGGTGGCGGACGTGGCGCCGCTGCTGGGGGAAAACCGGGCGCTGGTCCGGGCCGGACTGGAGGAAATGGCCCGCACCGAGCTGCCCGGTCTGCGGGCGCTGATGAACGAGAAGCGGGTGCGGCAGCCCACCGCGCGGGACGTGGCCTTTATCCTCGCGCCGCGCATCAATGCCGCCGGGCGGATGGGGGAAGCGGACCGGGCACTCGACCTGCTGACCACCCCCAGCGACCACGAGGCCAAGAGTCTGGCGGCCTACCTCGAAATCCGCAACCAGGAGCGGCGCAAGATTCAGGACGACATGTTCGCGCAGGCGCTCGAACTCGCTGACCCTGGCGACCCCGCGCTGGTGCTCACCCACGAGGACTGGCACGCGGGGGTGATGGGCATCGTGGCGAGCAAACTGGTGGACACCTTCTACCGGCCCGTGTACATCGTTGCGCAGGGCAAGGGGTCGGTGCGCTCCACACCCGGGATCAGCGCGGTGCAGGGGCTGCGGGAAAGCCAGGACCTGCTCAAGCGCTTCGGGGGACACCCGGGCGCGGCGGGGTTTTCACTGGACCCGGACAACTTCGGGGCGCTGCGCGAGCGGATTCACGGGTACGCCCGGCGTTTTCCGCTGCCTGCCCAGACGGTGCGCCTGGACGCGCCTCTGCTTCCGGCGGCGCTGACGCCCGACCTGCTGGGCGAACTGAGTGCGCTGGAACCCTTCGGCGAGGGCCACCCGCGCCCGCTGTGGCACCTGCGCGGTCCCCTGGCCGAGACCCGGCTGGTGGGCAAGCAGGGAGACGCCCTGCAATTCCGGCTCGGCGGCGTCAAGGGCATCAAGTACAGCGAGCGCGACGACTCGCCCGGTGAGCGGGACGTGGCGGCGGAACTCGCCCTCAACGAGTGGCGGGGCCGGACCTCACTGGAACTGCATGCCTCGGGCCTGCGCCCGTCGGCTCCCCTCGCACTTGCCGGAGCGGCGGAGGGGGCGGCGACTCTGGCGCGTCTCCATCCCCGTGAGGCGATGACGTTTCTGAAAACAGGGGCGGCCGCCTACGCCGCAAACGGGGTCGCCGCTTACCTGCGTGACAATGTGCCGGGACTGACCCTGCTGGACGTAAACGCCGCGCATCCCGGCGGAGAGCTGATTCTGTACGGCCTGCCCCCCGAGGCCACCCTGCGCCGCTGGCTGAGCGAGGCCCACACACAGGGTGGCCGGGTGTCCTTCGCGCTGGGGCCGAAAACCCTGGCCGAACTGGACGCCGCACTGACGCTGGCGAGCCTGCTCCCTGACCCCCGCAACGGGGCCGCGCAGGAAACCGCCGCCGACGCCTACCGCTGCTGGCAGTGGGCACACCATTACCGCGTGCTGGACGACGCGGGCTGGACCGCCTCGGTCTACGCGATGCTGGGCGTGGCCGCACCTGCGGCAGTGCGTGCCGGGGCAATGGCGCTGGCCTGA
- a CDS encoding outer membrane protein: MRKTLVISSILALGLGAASAQTAAPATTTAATQVTQFSDVPAGHWAKDAVDRITQCGLIQGFPDGTFRGNENLTRYQAALIFYRMLSTNALSTCGLSQGDMTVVMNGMQEVSTELAAIATRVGDLERVTADQTARLAALEERINGMATGAASQDVTALTARVDALEAAVRNIPAGPQGPQGPAGPQGPAGPQGPAGPQGPAGTGTVSTTDTTTTTTTTEAPVTNTGTTVVIGDVTPTVDTAMGNLYAGVTVGAKQGITTPAQSRCINKLDRQGDNRVDYCVEVGGVVGAKSVFGPLGARVSAAYQPAWNGVSADVAATGSFDVADNFGVYAGAGLGITNSRTRASNGSSAVSGSQTDPYALGLVGVEYRVNNSIAVFAEGNGRYYLSNRGMGTGLTPAATYDSKQKGFNIGGKAGLKFFF; the protein is encoded by the coding sequence ATGCGAAAGACCCTCGTGATTTCCTCCATCCTGGCTCTGGGCCTCGGCGCTGCCAGCGCTCAGACCGCGGCCCCCGCGACCACCACCGCTGCTACTCAGGTGACGCAGTTCAGCGACGTGCCCGCCGGTCACTGGGCCAAGGACGCCGTTGACCGCATCACCCAGTGCGGCCTGATCCAGGGCTTCCCCGACGGCACCTTCCGTGGCAACGAGAACCTGACCCGTTACCAGGCCGCCCTGATTTTCTACCGCATGCTCAGCACCAACGCGCTGTCGACCTGCGGCCTGAGCCAGGGTGACATGACTGTCGTCATGAACGGCATGCAGGAAGTGAGCACCGAGCTGGCCGCCATCGCCACCCGCGTGGGCGACCTGGAGCGCGTGACCGCCGACCAGACCGCTCGCCTCGCGGCCCTCGAAGAGCGCATCAACGGCATGGCCACCGGCGCTGCCAGCCAGGACGTGACCGCCCTGACCGCCCGTGTCGATGCGCTGGAAGCTGCCGTGCGCAACATCCCCGCCGGCCCCCAGGGTCCTCAGGGCCCCGCCGGCCCCCAGGGTCCTGCCGGTCCTCAGGGCCCCGCCGGTCCCCAGGGTCCTGCCGGCACTGGCACCGTCTCCACCACCGACACCACGACGACCACCACCACCACCGAAGCGCCTGTCACCAACACCGGCACCACTGTGGTGATCGGTGACGTGACCCCGACCGTGGACACCGCGATGGGCAACCTGTATGCCGGCGTGACCGTGGGTGCCAAGCAGGGCATCACCACCCCCGCTCAGAGCCGCTGCATCAACAAGCTTGATCGTCAGGGCGACAACCGCGTGGACTACTGCGTCGAAGTGGGCGGTGTCGTGGGTGCCAAGAGCGTCTTCGGTCCCCTGGGCGCTCGCGTGTCCGCTGCCTACCAGCCTGCCTGGAACGGCGTGAGCGCCGACGTGGCCGCCACCGGCAGCTTCGACGTGGCCGACAACTTCGGCGTGTACGCTGGTGCGGGTCTGGGTATCACCAACAGCCGCACCCGTGCCAGCAACGGCAGCTCCGCCGTGAGCGGCAGCCAGACCGACCCCTACGCTCTGGGTCTGGTCGGCGTCGAGTACCGCGTGAACAACAGCATCGCCGTGTTCGCCGAAGGCAACGGCCGCTACTACCTGAGCAACAGGGGCATGGGCACTGGTCTGACCCCCGCTGCCACCTACGACAGCAAGCAGAAGGGCTTCAACATCGGCGGCAAGGCCGGCCTGAAGTTCTTCTTCTAA